Genomic segment of Gemmatimonadota bacterium:
GCTCAACGCTCGCGCCTCGACACCCTCGACCATGGGCACAATCGTCTTCGCTACAAAACGATCCATCCGGTCTGGATGACTCGCATCCGCGTAGATCATGCGTGGTGACACCGCTACGTCCTCGAACCCCGCCGCGTGCAACAACGGATACAGTCGACGACCAACTAGGGAATCACCACCGAGCGCCGCCTGCACCTGGATTAAACACTCCCACGCCCGCTGCGCGGCGGGATGTCGTGGACTGAAGTAACAGGAACCGTGATCGCCTTCCACCACGGTGATGGTCCCAGCCGGCGTTAGCGCCCCCTTCGCGGCCACCAGCGCGCGCAACGGATCAGTCATGTGTTCCAAAACGTACGAGATAAAGAGGTGCTCAAAGGTGGCCGGGCGGAACGGAAGCGCAAACAGATCTGCCGCAAGAAGCTGGACATTCCTGAGGCGCTTCCGGTGAACACGCGCCGCAGCCTGACGAACTGAATCCTGCACAACGTCGAATGAGATGAAGTGGCTCTCGGGACTCCGGTGCGCGACGGTCTCGGTCTGGGCGCCAACGCCGCACCCCACCTCGAGAACCCGAGCGCCGGCCGGGTAGACCGTGTCATGATGGATCAGCTCGCGGACCGAGGCTGCCTGGTCCCCTAAGCGTTGAGCCTCTCGCGCAGAATAGCCATGCACATACGAGTCTGCCGATCGAGCAGTCATGACGGACTCATGATGCCAGCTGAGAACATTGCCCTTGCGACCCAACGTCAGGTGTTTCAGCCGCGAGGGCGCGGCGCTTCGCCCGGCAAGTCAGGGGGCCTCCCCAAGCACCTCGAGTTCACGGATGACCGCATCCTGAACCACCCAGTCCCGGTGGAACGTGTCGCGATCAGTTCTTGCCAACAGCTCGGAGAGCCGGTCGATCGCGCTCAGCATGTGACCAAGGAAGACCGCGTCAGGCGGCGGCATCGAAGATGACGGAGGCGCTGGCCAGGATGGGCTCCCGCAGGTACGGGCTCAGCCCCGGCTCGGTGACGACGTCGACCGGGCGCCCGAAGAAGCCCTCGAGCTCATCCTCGAGACGGAGTAACTCGAAGAATCCCTTCGGCGAACCGAAATCCACCAGCAGATCGATGTCCGACTCCGCACCCTCCTCACCGCGCGATGCCGAACCGAAGATGCGGAGGCGCCTTACGTCATGGCGCCGACAGATGTCGGCGAGTTGCTTCCCATCGAATTGGACCATGCCCCAACCTCTCTCCAACGGCTTGCAGCGTCAAGTACTTGTGCTCCAGCGGCCGCCCCCGTCGCTGCCCTTATCACTCAGAGGTTAACGATCTGCATCTTCGGATCGATGCACGTGCTCGCTCGGTCCCCAAGGCCGTTACGGACCACTTGGGCGGGGTGGCGCATGAATTTGTCGAGGTCGAGGAGGAGGACGAGAAGGGCCGCTCCGGGTCAAACGCGAAGTGGGCGAGGCAGCGCCGCAGTACGGGAAGCGTATCCCAGCAATTGGCGTTGATTTCCGTCAACGGCCAGGGCTGGATGGGTCAGGATGAAAGGTGGAAACCAGTTCCGGTAGCGCCGTCGGCCCGGCGGCCGGTGCGCGGATGAGCAGCATGGGCTGGCGACTCCGCTCCACCAGCTTGGCCACTACGCTGCCAGCCCAAACGGCGGCCACGCCGGCCCGGCCGTGGGTCGCCAGCGCGACCAGGTCCACCTGCCGGCCGGCGGCGACGTCCAGGAGCCCCTGAGCGGGGTCGCCCCGGCCGACTACCGCCTGGACAGGCAGCCCCCCAGCTCGCAGCCGCGCGCTGACTTCCTGCAGATACTTGGCGGCTGCCGCCGCCTCCTCATCCAGCAGGGCGGCCGCCGCGCTGGGCATCAGCCGGGCAGCCACTGCCTCCTCCCCGGGTATGGTGCCCACCGTGGGCACCACGCGCACGAGCAGGAGCTCGGCACCCAGGGCGCTGGTCAGTCGCGCGCTCGCCGGCAACGCAGCCTCCGCCGCCCGGCTGCCGTCCAATGGTGCCAGGATGCGCCCGCAGTTGTACGGCTGCTCCCGAGGCTGGCGCGCTGCGGGAACCAGGAGGACGGGAATGCTGCCTCGACACAGGACCTGCTGCGCTACCCGGCCGAACAGGAGCCCCCGCACCCCCCGGGTGCCATGCGAGCACAGCACGATCAGGTCCGAGCCCAGCTCGGCGGCGCAGGCGGCAATGCTGCCTCCCAGGTCGGCGTCGCCGGTACGGAGCAGTGCCCTGGCCGACACACCTTCGGCTAGCAGCCGGCGCAACACCGTCTCCAGGTAGCCTTCCGCCTCCGCCCGCTGAGTGAGGTGCGGCTGGCCGTGAACCGTGCCCCGGCTGTGGCGCTCGAGCACGTGCAGCAGGTCGACGCGCGCGCCCAGCCGGCGGGCCAGCGTCGCGGCCACGGGCAGCGCCGACTCGGCCAGGGCAGAGCCGTCCAGGGGGAGCAGCAAGGCGCGGAACATGGGCTCACCCTCCCGTGAACACGCCATAGAGCAGGAACAGGTTGAGGCCGATGACGACCGCGGTCGCCGCCGCGGCCGCGGCCGTGGTGACACGCCGGTTCACCAGCCCCTGCATGAGCTCCCGGCTGCTGGTGAAGCGGACCAGCGGGACCAGCACGAAGGGAAGCCCGAAGCTCAGCACCACCTGGCTGATCACCAGCGTGCGCGTGGGATCGAGGCCCAGGCCAATCACCACCAGCGCCGGGACCATGGTCACCAGTCGGCGCACCCAGATCGGGATCCGCCGGCGCAGAAATCCCTGCATGATCACCTGCCCGGCCATGGTTCCCACCGTGGAGGAGGAGAGGCCCGCGGCCAGGAGAGAGATGGCGAACACCGTGCTCGAGAGCCGACCCAGCAGCGGCGCCAGCGTGCGATGCGCCTCTTCAATGCTGGCGATGTGGGTCAGGGCGTGCTCGTAGAAGGTCGAGGCGGCCATGATCAGCATGGCGGCATTCACCAGCCCCGCCAGACCCATGGCCAGCACAACGTCCGCGACCTCGAAGTGGAAGAGGCGCCGAGCCTGGAACGCCGTCCGCGGCACGATGCGGCGTTGCGTCAGCGCCGAATGCAGCAGCACCGCGTGGGGCATCACCGTGGCGCCCAGTATGCCCGTGGCCAGGAGCACGCTCTCGGCGCCGGAGAAGCGCGGAACCACGGCGCCGTACGCCACTGCGCCCCAGTCGGGCCGGTCCAGCACCGTCT
This window contains:
- a CDS encoding methyltransferase domain-containing protein encodes the protein MTARSADSYVHGYSAREAQRLGDQAASVRELIHHDTVYPAGARVLEVGCGVGAQTETVAHRSPESHFISFDVVQDSVRQAAARVHRKRLRNVQLLAADLFALPFRPATFEHLFISYVLEHMTDPLRALVAAKGALTPAGTITVVEGDHGSCYFSPRHPAAQRAWECLIQVQAALGGDSLVGRRLYPLLHAAGFEDVAVSPRMIYADASHPDRMDRFVAKTIVPMVEGVEARALSEGLMTRAQWDAGLEHLRSIATSDSGTFCYTFFKATGRNPRDAQLCDLTRRWT
- a CDS encoding universal stress protein, with translation MFRALLLPLDGSALAESALPVAATLARRLGARVDLLHVLERHSRGTVHGQPHLTQRAEAEGYLETVLRRLLAEGVSARALLRTGDADLGGSIAACAAELGSDLIVLCSHGTRGVRGLLFGRVAQQVLCRGSIPVLLVPAARQPREQPYNCGRILAPLDGSRAAEAALPASARLTSALGAELLLVRVVPTVGTIPGEEAVAARLMPSAAAALLDEEAAAAAKYLQEVSARLRAGGLPVQAVVGRGDPAQGLLDVAAGRQVDLVALATHGRAGVAAVWAGSVVAKLVERSRQPMLLIRAPAAGPTALPELVSTFHPDPSSPGR
- a CDS encoding nucleotidyltransferase family protein, giving the protein MVQFDGKQLADICRRHDVRRLRIFGSASRGEEGAESDIDLLVDFGSPKGFFELLRLEDELEGFFGRPVDVVTEPGLSPYLREPILASASVIFDAAA
- a CDS encoding Nramp family divalent metal transporter; amino-acid sequence: MLLQFLRHRVGEPVASAVGGAAGAAESGGPPALPLVSVLEGRAGRLTPGRLLPFLGPAFVASVAYMDPGNFATNIQAGAQFGFLLLWVVVASNLIAMLVQALSAKLGIATGLNLAEVCRERFPRPVTRGLWVIGELVAMATDLAEFLGAALGFNLLLHIPLFWAALITGIVTLLILALERYGFRPVEAVITALVGVIAVCYLIETVLDRPDWGAVAYGAVVPRFSGAESVLLATGILGATVMPHAVLLHSALTQRRIVPRTAFQARRLFHFEVADVVLAMGLAGLVNAAMLIMAASTFYEHALTHIASIEEAHRTLAPLLGRLSSTVFAISLLAAGLSSSTVGTMAGQVIMQGFLRRRIPIWVRRLVTMVPALVVIGLGLDPTRTLVISQVVLSFGLPFVLVPLVRFTSSRELMQGLVNRRVTTAAAAAATAVVIGLNLFLLYGVFTGG
- a CDS encoding DUF86 domain-containing protein; the protein is MLSAIDRLSELLARTDRDTFHRDWVVQDAVIRELEVLGEAP